In a genomic window of Sarcophilus harrisii chromosome 4, mSarHar1.11, whole genome shotgun sequence:
- the ARTN gene encoding artemin gives MMWRRKTPRDPPNRLAPLCQRRARVALLLLVLLLLLPPVLCSVGPRVPLIGALRASAHVLPDAIPGTPKPLRGGRGPKPALSPLLQGQAQAGARGKLGQRERVRGQSLSQGPRRAKLDCHLRTELVRVHELGLGHDSDELIRFQYCSGACPKVRSNHDITLAHLLRTGRLRLPTQPGRGSVRVLSHPCCRPTAYKAVSFMDVSNTWRTVDSLSAAACGCLG, from the exons ATGATGTGGAGAAGAAAGACTCCCAGGGACCCTCCCAACAGACTA GCACCCCTGTGCCAGCGCCGAGCCAGGGTGGCCCTCCTcctgctggtgctgctgctgctgctgcccccTGTCCTCTGCAGCGTGGGGCCCAGGGTACCCCTCATTGGAGCCCTCAGAGCCAGTGCCCATGTCCTGCCTG ATGCAATCCCGGGCACCCCCAAGCCCCTGAGAGGAGGCCGGGGCCCAAAGCCAGCGCTGTCACCCCTGCTGCAAGGCCAGGCGCAGGCCGGGGCCCGGGGCAAGCTGGGCCAACGGGAGAGAGTCCGGGGCCAGAGCCTGAGCCAGGGCCCCCGGAGGGCAAAGCTTGATTGCCACCTGCGCACAGAGCTGGTGAGGGTGCATGAGCTGGGCCTGGGCCACGACTCGGACGAGCTGATCCGCTTCCAGTACTGCAGCGGGGCCTGCCCCAAGGTCCGCTCCAACCATGACATCACCCTGGCGCACCTGCTGCGTACAGGCCGCCTGCGCCTCCCCACCCAGCCCGGGAGGGGCTCCGTCCGGGTGCTCAGCCACCCCTGCTGCCGGCCCACGGCCTACAAAGCCGTCTCCTTCATGGACGTCAGCAACACCTGGAGGACGGTGGACAGCCTCTCTGCCGCCGCTTGTGGCTGCCTAGGCTGA